Below is a window of Candidatus Cloacimonadota bacterium DNA.
CAATCTATTCAACTTATTTATTTTGATATTTTTTACTTTTCCGGAAGGAAATCTTACTTCAAGTTCAAAAGGAATTTTCCAATTTCCTAAACCGAAATGTTGAACCAAAGAGTGCTGATTTGTGGTTCCCTTACCTCCCTGAATTTCTCTTATTAAGTTTATTTTTTCATTAGATAAAGTCAATCTGGTTCCTATACCATCTACATGATCTTTGGAAACAACTTTCACTTCCAGCCAGTTACCAGGATTTGGAGTTTCATTTCTGAAAAGCTGGATTTTTCCACCAGCAGCTAAAATATCAAGATCACCATCATTATCAAGATCTGCAAAAGCAACTCCCCAACCATTGAAATGCCGAACTCCCGCTAAAAAAGTGATTTCACGAAAAGTTTTATCACCGTTGTTCATATACAAAAACGACCTGCGTCCTTCATAAACACAATTAATATAAAGATCGAGAAATCCGTCGTTATTCAGATCACCCCAGGCAGGTTCGGAATGAGTTTCCTCAAATCGAATTCCAGCAGATCTTCGAATATCTTTGAACTTCCAGTTTGGATCACCCAGATTCTCATAGAGCATGGTTTTATTGGAAAAATCGATATATCGAGGATGAGCCAGATTTGCTGTGATCAGGTCAAAATCGCCGTCATTATCGAAATCTCCCCATTCGGATCCGATCGTATGTCCCCACCAGTTATCGATCTCAATTCCGGAAACACCAAGATTTCGAGCTTCATTCGTGAAAACACCGGTTCCGTCATTTTTCCAGAGAAAATTTTCTGTTAAACGGTAATTGGAAACAAAAATATCCAGATTTGAATCATTATCAAAATCTCCGAAATTTACACCGCGTCCAGCTCGATTTTTTCCATCTTTAGGAATCAATCCTGATTTTTCAGTCAGTTCCTGGAATTTACCATTTCCGATCCCAACAAAGAATTGATCGGTTTCATAAACATAATTCTTCTCATAATTAGCAAAATAAATATCGATAAATCCATCATTATTGACATCTCCGATTCCTATTCCTTCAGTTGAGACTTCATTGTCCTTCAAAGAATTTTCACCAGTAGCTTTTTTGAATATTCCATTAAAATTCAGCCAGATTGATTCAGGTTCTTTCGTGACAATATCGAGGTTTCCGTCATTATTGAAATCTCCCCACAATCCACCGTTTGCTCGAATCGTGTCGGGAAAAACCTGTTTTGTGACTTCCGTAAAATATCTTCCGTTATCATTTCTGAAAAGCCTGTTACCATTTAAAAGCATGTCCTGAAAACCGTCATTATCAAAATCTCCCCAGGCAATTCGTCCTGCAGAAATATCTTTCAAACCATACTCTTCAGAAACATCGGTGAATTCCACATCTTCATAGTTTATCCGATTTCTGATGATGCTAATGACTTCATTTTTATCTGTTTGTTGAAGATTCATAAACTCCCTGAAAAGAGTATCAGATTTGGAAGTGTAAACATTTCGTGAATCTCCCGAAATGATTGCATTAATTGCAGAGTCTTTTGCTTTTTCAATTTCCTGCAAACCTTCATACGATTTTGCCAATAAATAGTAGCATTGACCTAAAGTCGTTTCATCATCGATCCCGAGCTGATTGTTATCGATTATATTTAACAAGATTTCTTTTGCTTCAGAATATTCCTCGAATCCAACCAATATCTCGGTAAGGATTGCAGCAGAATTAACTGAAGCTGCTCTTTTTTCCAAATCCCATTCCATTGGCGGAAAATAATCAAGTGTTGGATAATCGAATGATATGGAAAATCCTTTTCGAGCTAATTCCAGAGCTAATGTTGAATCTGTTTTGTTCTTAAATAAATAACTTGCAGAGCGAACATACGGCAGATAATCATCAGGAAAAGCGTTTCTGAACTCTGATAAAACATTTTTCAAATCATTGATTTTTTCTTCATTCTGCAGGGAATACAGCAAATACAAATACATCGTGCGACGCCAGTTTGTTTTCGGATATTTCAAGAGCAATTCTGAAATCACTTCGATCTTCAGGGAATCGTTTCGCCAGATCGGATAAACTTTATCGTAAAACTCTGAATTTGCCAGGTTATAGGTCTGCTCGGATTCCGGGAATTTTTCAATAATTGTATTTTTGATCTTTTCTGCTCTCAAGCTGTCCTGATGGTTTTCCAAAAGTTGAAAACCTGAAAAAGCAACAAAAAGTTTTTCCGGATCAGTTTCAGATTGTGATAATTCTGATGCCTGATT
It encodes the following:
- a CDS encoding CRTAC1 family protein; translation: MIQREKASKKGEPKLKKILFLITILFFLSCSLKESKPEKILDDWKMLLEEVRDDSIRINEVKSEIRNQASELSQSETDPEKLFVAFSGFQLLENHQDSLRAEKIKNTIIEKFPESEQTYNLANSEFYDKVYPIWRNDSLKIEVISELLLKYPKTNWRRTMYLYLLYSLQNEEKINDLKNVLSEFRNAFPDDYLPYVRSASYLFKNKTDSTLALELARKGFSISFDYPTLDYFPPMEWDLEKRAASVNSAAILTEILVGFEEYSEAKEILLNIIDNNQLGIDDETTLGQCYYLLAKSYEGLQEIEKAKDSAINAIISGDSRNVYTSKSDTLFREFMNLQQTDKNEVISIIRNRINYEDVEFTDVSEEYGLKDISAGRIAWGDFDNDGFQDMLLNGNRLFRNDNGRYFTEVTKQVFPDTIRANGGLWGDFNNDGNLDIVTKEPESIWLNFNGIFKKATGENSLKDNEVSTEGIGIGDVNNDGFIDIYFANYEKNYVYETDQFFVGIGNGKFQELTEKSGLIPKDGKNRAGRGVNFGDFDNDSNLDIFVSNYRLTENFLWKNDGTGVFTNEARNLGVSGIEIDNWWGHTIGSEWGDFDNDGDFDLITANLAHPRYIDFSNKTMLYENLGDPNWKFKDIRRSAGIRFEETHSEPAWGDLNNDGFLDLYINCVYEGRRSFLYMNNGDKTFREITFLAGVRHFNGWGVAFADLDNDGDLDILAAGGKIQLFRNETPNPGNWLEVKVVSKDHVDGIGTRLTLSNEKINLIREIQGGKGTTNQHSLVQHFGLGNWKIPFELEVRFPSGKVKNIKINKLNRLIEFRE